One genomic window of Hyalangium gracile includes the following:
- a CDS encoding glycosyltransferase family 39 protein, whose amino-acid sequence MQAPPETAPALTEAPTHPPEPEPRGLQAWAFPFWVWLGSRVALTMASWAGIAVERRLQQPSGLLKEYGLMPVFEPFCRWDCGWYYYIARDGYWNGPMTNFFPLLPMLTKALGFVTRIPPHWGLLIVANIACLLAYRVLFRMFRRLSDEQSARWGLLLFAAYPFAFFHAAGHPESLMVLLSALSLDYATRGQHFRAGLALAGGVLARHLTMLAGIGLLVAQIQQRPSLGRFFKSPAWLALALPWLSLGGYALYQQLAWGDFLSFYKARDNWGPAAYWGITDQLKVMGSPDQNFQLINTYLPFAALVIAGVVLTTRQRSWWSLAAFGFVLSGVIWAIGLWGLGRYSASCWPAFLGLGVFAAKRPTVGMLLVSGLGVMQGIFFFLFTHQYPVM is encoded by the coding sequence GTGCAAGCGCCCCCTGAGACCGCCCCGGCCCTGACCGAAGCGCCCACGCATCCGCCCGAGCCCGAGCCGCGAGGGCTCCAGGCCTGGGCCTTCCCGTTCTGGGTCTGGCTCGGCTCGCGCGTGGCGCTCACCATGGCCTCGTGGGCCGGCATCGCCGTCGAGCGCAGGCTCCAGCAGCCGTCCGGGCTGCTCAAGGAGTACGGGCTGATGCCCGTCTTCGAGCCCTTCTGCCGCTGGGACTGCGGCTGGTACTACTACATCGCGCGGGACGGGTACTGGAACGGCCCGATGACGAACTTCTTCCCGCTGCTGCCGATGCTGACGAAGGCGCTGGGGTTCGTCACGCGCATCCCGCCGCACTGGGGCCTGCTCATCGTCGCCAACATCGCGTGCCTGCTCGCGTACCGGGTGCTGTTCCGCATGTTCCGGCGGCTCTCGGACGAGCAGAGCGCGCGCTGGGGCCTGCTGCTGTTCGCCGCCTACCCCTTCGCCTTCTTCCACGCCGCCGGGCACCCCGAGTCGCTCATGGTGCTGCTCTCCGCGCTCTCCTTGGACTACGCCACGCGGGGCCAGCACTTCCGCGCGGGGCTGGCGCTCGCTGGAGGCGTGCTCGCCCGGCACCTGACGATGCTCGCGGGGATCGGGCTGCTCGTCGCGCAGATCCAGCAGCGCCCCTCGCTGGGACGCTTCTTCAAGAGCCCGGCGTGGCTTGCGCTGGCGCTGCCGTGGCTGTCGCTCGGGGGCTACGCGCTGTACCAGCAGCTCGCCTGGGGCGACTTCCTCAGCTTCTACAAGGCGCGCGACAACTGGGGGCCCGCCGCCTACTGGGGCATCACCGATCAGCTCAAGGTGATGGGCTCACCGGACCAGAACTTCCAGCTCATCAACACGTACCTGCCCTTCGCCGCGCTGGTGATCGCGGGCGTGGTGCTCACGACCCGTCAGCGCTCGTGGTGGTCGCTGGCGGCGTTCGGGTTCGTGCTCAGTGGCGTCATCTGGGCCATCGGCCTGTGGGGGCTCGGCCGCTACTCCGCGTCCTGCTGGCCCGCCTTCCTGGGCCTGGGCGTCTTCGCGGCGAAGCGGCCGACGGTGGGCATGCTGCTGGTGAGCGGGCTGGGGGTGATGCAGGGCATCTTCTTCTTCCTGTTCACCCACCAATACCCGGTCATGTGA
- a CDS encoding Uma2 family endonuclease: MGQDASERGGTFPRAPTQEEWEAMGPEEQARVVESLPGEVTWDEMAMPEGDKHSGAKSRVRDLLEGYFGHQRRKVYLGSELPIYYPAERRFAPDLLAVLDAEQYERNKWVVSHEGKGLDWVMEVHVGGDRKKDAEYNVKRYARLGIPEYFIYDRNKEKLEFYRLATPDARQYTRVEPRRGRYLSEVLGLEFEVVGEQLRVWSGNALLLESKELLARAIERLEETERQAESEARRREEEARLRQEETRLREEETRLREEETRLREEEARRREDAERRLAEESRRREEAERRLAELQAEMARLQPHRG, translated from the coding sequence ATGGGACAGGACGCATCTGAGCGTGGAGGAACCTTCCCCCGGGCCCCCACGCAGGAAGAGTGGGAGGCGATGGGGCCCGAGGAGCAGGCCCGGGTGGTGGAGTCACTGCCCGGAGAGGTGACATGGGACGAGATGGCGATGCCGGAGGGCGACAAGCACTCCGGAGCCAAGTCGAGGGTGAGGGATCTGCTCGAGGGTTACTTCGGTCACCAGCGGCGCAAGGTGTACCTGGGCTCCGAACTTCCCATTTACTATCCAGCAGAGCGGCGGTTCGCGCCCGACCTGCTGGCGGTGCTCGATGCGGAGCAGTACGAGCGCAACAAGTGGGTGGTGAGCCACGAGGGCAAGGGGCTGGACTGGGTGATGGAGGTCCACGTGGGCGGCGACCGCAAGAAGGACGCCGAGTACAACGTGAAGCGCTACGCCCGGCTCGGCATCCCCGAGTACTTCATCTACGACCGCAACAAGGAGAAGCTGGAGTTCTACCGGCTGGCGACTCCGGACGCGCGACAGTACACGCGCGTCGAGCCACGGCGGGGCCGCTACCTCTCCGAAGTGCTGGGGCTGGAGTTCGAGGTGGTGGGCGAGCAGCTCCGAGTCTGGTCCGGCAACGCGCTGCTGCTGGAGTCCAAGGAGCTGCTGGCGCGAGCCATCGAGAGGCTGGAGGAGACGGAGCGCCAGGCTGAAAGCGAGGCGAGACGGCGCGAGGAAGAGGCTCGTCTGAGACAAGAGGAGACGCGCCTGCGTGAAGAGGAGACACGCCTGCGTGAAGAGGAGACGCGCCTGCGTGAAGAGGAGGCGCGCCGACGAGAGGACGCGGAGCGCCGTCTCGCGGAAGAGTCGCGGCGGCGAGAGGAGGCAGAGCGCCGCCTGGCGGAGCTACAGGCCGAGATGGCACGCCTTCAGCCCCATCGAGGCTGA
- a CDS encoding DUF4336 domain-containing protein, protein MSLPKTRFVETTLRSPLMHLPVRTAIFELENARILFSPGSMMTAEQLREVGAVTDIVAPTLMHTGGMKAAAQMYPDAKLWGPAGVREKHPDLPWHGILGVDPWPFESELSLIPLPGMPKLNECAFLHHASKALYLTDMVFNIAQPKGLAAWLFFRMFGTYRRFAVSKLFLRYAKDRPALEATVAKIAGLDFLHVVPSHGDAVMNDGKPRLLAAFRERGLLA, encoded by the coding sequence ATGTCTCTGCCCAAGACTCGCTTCGTTGAGACCACGCTGCGTTCTCCGCTGATGCACCTGCCCGTGCGTACCGCGATCTTCGAGCTCGAGAATGCGCGCATCCTGTTCTCCCCGGGCTCGATGATGACCGCCGAGCAGCTTCGAGAAGTCGGTGCTGTCACCGACATCGTGGCTCCGACGCTGATGCACACCGGTGGCATGAAGGCCGCCGCGCAGATGTACCCGGACGCAAAGCTCTGGGGCCCGGCTGGCGTCAGGGAGAAACACCCCGATCTCCCCTGGCACGGCATCCTCGGCGTCGACCCCTGGCCTTTCGAGAGCGAGCTCTCGCTCATCCCGCTCCCGGGCATGCCCAAACTGAACGAGTGCGCGTTTCTGCACCATGCCTCGAAGGCGCTCTACCTGACCGACATGGTCTTCAACATCGCCCAACCGAAAGGTCTCGCCGCCTGGCTGTTCTTCCGGATGTTCGGCACCTACCGCCGGTTCGCCGTGAGCAAGCTGTTCCTTCGGTACGCCAAGGACAGGCCCGCGCTCGAGGCGACCGTCGCGAAGATCGCCGGGCTCGATTTCCTGCACGTCGTCCCATCTCACGGCGATGCGGTGATGAACGATGGCAAGCCCAGGCTGCTCGCCGCATTCCGGGAGCGCGGGCTGCTCGCGTAG
- a CDS encoding serine/threonine-protein kinase — protein MSPHVHTAHPDALPPGTEVGPWRVEAWAGQGVHGAVYRAVRVGQEQAGPVALKLALTPDDPRMARERALLSLVDHPSIPRLLDSGEWRHPHGTRHPYLIMQWVDGAPLYLWAEFHSTRGRPVLRMLAQLARALQTLHAQGAVHRDVKGGNILVRHTDGRAVLTDFGSGFQAGAATLTPPGVFPGTPVYRPPEAMLHELRSVRGARTGYSAGPADDLYALGVTACRLVTGEYPAPGEPTRDEAGNWRLETVVPPAALFRDRHVAPPLRALILRMLSVRPEERGTAAELADLLEEAEAHLQEVATSAHSRGVAGPAMARADARPWRRWLPAVAAGLALISGMWWAGEWWPVEQLILAREEVAGEDKADAGTSGLGEAVATAFEEDAPESSMPDTLAEDSLPRPLPGQTRPDSKGRCPRKRQVALNGGCWLEVPLEGGECAEVNGQMFKGQCYVPFIAPGRHPASSPSDPP, from the coding sequence GTCGAGGCCTGGGCAGGGCAGGGCGTCCATGGTGCCGTCTACCGGGCGGTAAGGGTCGGTCAGGAGCAGGCGGGCCCCGTGGCCCTCAAGCTGGCCTTGACCCCGGATGATCCACGCATGGCTCGCGAGAGGGCTCTCCTCTCGCTCGTGGACCACCCCAGCATTCCGCGCCTGCTGGACTCAGGTGAATGGCGGCATCCCCATGGGACGCGTCACCCCTATCTGATCATGCAGTGGGTGGACGGAGCCCCCCTGTACCTGTGGGCCGAGTTCCACTCCACGAGGGGGCGGCCCGTGCTCCGCATGCTGGCCCAGCTCGCCCGAGCACTCCAGACTCTCCATGCCCAAGGCGCCGTCCACCGCGACGTGAAGGGTGGCAACATCCTCGTGAGACACACGGACGGTCGCGCGGTCCTGACCGACTTCGGCTCGGGCTTCCAGGCGGGGGCCGCCACCCTGACTCCTCCTGGCGTGTTCCCCGGCACCCCCGTCTACCGGCCGCCAGAGGCAATGCTGCACGAACTGCGCTCGGTTCGGGGAGCCCGGACGGGCTACTCCGCTGGGCCCGCGGATGATCTGTACGCGCTGGGAGTCACGGCCTGCCGACTCGTCACCGGTGAGTACCCTGCACCTGGTGAACCCACTCGGGATGAGGCAGGGAACTGGCGGCTGGAGACCGTGGTGCCGCCTGCCGCGCTGTTCCGCGATAGGCATGTGGCTCCACCTCTTCGCGCGTTGATCCTCCGCATGCTTTCTGTACGCCCGGAGGAGCGCGGCACCGCGGCGGAGCTGGCCGACCTCCTGGAGGAGGCAGAGGCGCACCTTCAGGAGGTCGCCACGAGCGCGCACTCCAGAGGCGTTGCAGGGCCCGCCATGGCTCGCGCAGACGCTCGGCCTTGGCGGCGCTGGCTTCCGGCAGTCGCTGCGGGACTGGCCCTGATCTCCGGGATGTGGTGGGCAGGTGAGTGGTGGCCCGTAGAGCAGCTCATCCTGGCAAGGGAAGAGGTCGCGGGGGAAGACAAGGCGGATGCGGGCACCTCGGGGCTCGGTGAGGCGGTAGCGACCGCCTTCGAGGAGGATGCTCCCGAGTCTTCCATGCCAGACACATTGGCCGAGGACTCGCTCCCCAGGCCCTTGCCGGGGCAGACGCGACCTGATTCCAAGGGCCGATGTCCTCGCAAGCGGCAGGTGGCTCTCAACGGAGGATGCTGGTTGGAGGTCCCTCTGGAAGGCGGGGAATGCGCTGAAGTCAACGGGCAGATGTTCAAGGGGCAGTGCTACGTGCCCTTCATCGCGCCTGGGCGCCACCCTGCATCGAGCCCTTCGGATCCGCCGTGA
- a CDS encoding metallophosphoesterase, whose translation MDDTWTSRHDLGRALRDRPEGVPTVLLAHDPNLFPEAQARDVELTLSGHTHGGQLAVPGVRRLSLARFVSRWTAGLYRQGRSWLYVNRSVGTTGPPARLGAPPELKVITLRRA comes from the coding sequence GTGGATGACACCTGGACCTCGCGCCATGACCTGGGGCGAGCACTCCGGGACCGCCCCGAGGGTGTCCCCACGGTGCTGCTTGCACACGACCCGAACCTGTTTCCCGAGGCGCAGGCGCGCGATGTCGAGCTGACGCTCTCGGGACACACCCACGGCGGCCAGCTCGCGGTCCCGGGCGTCCGGCGCCTCTCGCTGGCCCGGTTCGTCAGCCGATGGACGGCGGGGTTGTACCGGCAGGGGCGCTCGTGGCTCTACGTGAACCGTAGCGTTGGCACCACCGGTCCTCCGGCGAGGCTGGGTGCTCCCCCCGAGCTGAAGGTCATCACCCTGCGCAGGGCGTGA
- a CDS encoding dipeptidase: MKKWIILGIVAVVLGGVFIGLDIKATRVAAQMNGVIRKKPYSPTQRGAALHSELLIADLHADPLLWNRDLNERSAQGHIDVPRLIEGNVALQVFGVVTKTPKKMNTERNDDTTDDIQLLAFAQRWPPTTWFSLEARALYEARKLARTVEDSDGKLVFIRTRAELDRFLAEREKDKGRVGALLALEGMHALEGSIEAVDALHDAGFRMLGFAHFFDNEVSGSAHGVKKGGLTELGRAVVKRMEEKGMTLDLAHASRQTISEVLAIATRPVVVSHSGVRGTCDNNRNLSDEQLRAIARNGGVVGIGYWSTATCGKDAKAIARAVRHAVSVAGIDHVGLGSDYDGAVTAPFDVAGLVELTDALIAEGLSEREIRKVAGENAVRVLRANLPAQ; the protein is encoded by the coding sequence GTGAAGAAATGGATCATCCTGGGGATCGTGGCCGTCGTGCTGGGCGGCGTGTTCATCGGGCTCGACATCAAGGCCACCCGGGTCGCCGCGCAGATGAACGGCGTCATCCGCAAGAAGCCGTACTCGCCCACCCAGCGAGGCGCCGCGCTGCACTCGGAGCTGCTCATCGCGGATCTGCACGCGGACCCGTTGTTGTGGAACCGGGACCTGAACGAGCGCTCGGCGCAGGGGCACATCGACGTGCCTCGCCTCATCGAGGGCAACGTCGCATTGCAGGTCTTCGGCGTCGTCACCAAGACGCCCAAGAAGATGAATACGGAGCGCAACGACGACACGACGGATGACATCCAGCTCCTGGCCTTCGCCCAGCGGTGGCCGCCGACCACGTGGTTCAGCCTGGAGGCCCGTGCGCTGTACGAGGCCAGGAAGCTCGCGAGGACCGTGGAGGACTCGGACGGGAAGCTGGTGTTCATCCGGACCCGGGCGGAGCTGGACCGGTTCCTGGCGGAGCGGGAGAAGGACAAGGGCCGCGTCGGGGCGCTCCTCGCGCTCGAGGGGATGCACGCGCTGGAGGGGAGCATCGAGGCGGTGGATGCGCTCCATGACGCCGGGTTCCGGATGCTGGGGTTCGCCCACTTCTTCGACAACGAGGTCAGCGGGTCGGCCCACGGAGTGAAGAAGGGCGGCCTCACGGAGCTGGGCCGGGCCGTGGTGAAGCGGATGGAGGAGAAGGGGATGACGCTCGATCTGGCGCACGCGTCCCGGCAGACGATCTCGGAGGTGCTCGCGATCGCCACCCGGCCCGTCGTGGTCTCTCACTCGGGCGTGAGGGGCACGTGCGACAACAACCGGAACCTGAGCGACGAGCAGCTCCGGGCGATCGCTCGCAACGGTGGGGTGGTCGGCATCGGGTACTGGAGCACGGCCACGTGTGGCAAGGACGCGAAGGCCATCGCCCGAGCGGTCCGGCACGCCGTGTCGGTGGCCGGGATCGATCATGTCGGCCTGGGCTCGGACTACGACGGAGCCGTCACGGCGCCGTTCGATGTCGCGGGGCTGGTCGAGCTGACCGACGCGCTGATCGCGGAGGGGCTGAGCGAACGGGAGATCCGCAAGGTGGCGGGAGAGAACGCCGTGCGCGTCCTGCGAGCCAATCTTCCGGCGCAGTGA
- the gspC gene encoding type II secretion system protein GspC, whose amino-acid sequence MSALVRSSFHAFTLAMLACACTLVAQTVNTLVSGSLFSVPTAPSMPRQEVSTAPHSTSTPLSAELLARHTGLSLDKAPKPPAELPSDAQTTQLSLKLLGTMTSSSSGMSLASVYDDALRRTRTVWTGSMLQGAQVLAIERTRVLLMNGDRMEVLDLASLPASSGMVAAPQPPPAPAGNSTGLGSSIRETGPGTYTIQRQDVDNALANMNQIATQARIVPTFRNGSPQGFKVFGMRQDSLYARLGMRNGDILTRINGFTMDNPTRALEAYTHLRGTSRIELEVERDGQPVRMTYTVEN is encoded by the coding sequence ATGTCCGCGCTCGTCCGCTCCTCGTTCCATGCGTTCACCCTCGCCATGCTCGCATGCGCGTGCACGCTCGTGGCGCAGACGGTCAACACCTTGGTGAGCGGCTCGCTCTTCTCCGTGCCCACGGCGCCCAGCATGCCGCGACAGGAAGTCTCCACCGCCCCGCACTCCACGAGCACCCCACTCTCCGCGGAGCTGCTGGCCCGGCACACGGGCCTGTCACTGGACAAGGCCCCGAAGCCTCCCGCGGAGCTCCCCTCCGACGCACAGACCACGCAGCTCTCGCTCAAGCTGCTCGGGACGATGACGTCCTCCTCCTCGGGGATGTCGCTGGCCTCCGTCTACGACGACGCCCTGCGCCGCACTCGAACCGTCTGGACGGGCAGCATGCTTCAGGGCGCCCAGGTCCTGGCCATCGAGCGCACGCGGGTGCTGCTCATGAACGGCGACCGCATGGAGGTCCTCGATCTCGCTTCCCTCCCCGCCTCTTCTGGGATGGTCGCTGCACCCCAACCTCCTCCCGCCCCGGCCGGGAACTCCACGGGGCTCGGTTCCAGCATCCGGGAGACAGGACCCGGGACGTATACGATCCAGCGCCAGGACGTGGACAACGCGCTCGCCAACATGAACCAGATCGCCACGCAGGCCCGAATCGTGCCCACCTTCCGCAACGGGAGCCCCCAGGGCTTCAAGGTGTTCGGCATGCGGCAGGACTCCCTGTACGCCCGGCTCGGCATGAGGAACGGAGACATCCTCACGCGCATCAACGGCTTCACGATGGACAACCCGACGCGCGCGTTGGAGGCCTACACCCACCTGCGGGGCACCTCCCGCATCGAGCTCGAGGTCGAGCGCGACGGACAGCCCGTCCGCATGACGTACACCGTGGAGAACTGA
- a CDS encoding C39 family peptidase yields MPRINGSIVPPRARTLDDAFSAKTPTAKATQPAAKVTGFAGVSNFLGGAFNGLPSKAGGPHGTAPSGARKLSPNDLGVLAQDQGNTNACGTTSLANVLTHWGQPTTHEQVDKDIRHFDMFTAPDRLVDYARDHGMRAELKADASVDDIARMVDQGVPPIVLMDPDSGSNASLHYVTVSGYNRDASGNISELVIADSAGGDRYTMPIEEFQKKWDNLELGGIGTGLNNVMISVVPNDGRKITGGDGVTRSASEIKLPKSSFWSSIKSSLARGVANLLSDVTSFAGKAWNGIKNVWNGVKNAAGAVWDGVKNAGQAIGNAAKSAWDTVTGWLGF; encoded by the coding sequence ATGCCCCGGATCAACGGTTCCATCGTTCCCCCTCGCGCTCGCACCCTCGACGACGCGTTTTCCGCCAAGACTCCCACCGCGAAGGCGACTCAGCCCGCGGCCAAGGTGACAGGCTTCGCGGGCGTGTCGAACTTCCTGGGAGGCGCCTTCAACGGGCTCCCGTCGAAGGCGGGTGGGCCGCACGGGACGGCGCCGAGCGGCGCGCGGAAGCTGTCTCCGAACGATCTGGGCGTGCTGGCGCAGGATCAGGGCAACACCAACGCGTGCGGTACGACGTCCCTGGCCAACGTGCTGACGCACTGGGGCCAGCCCACCACGCACGAGCAGGTGGACAAGGACATCCGCCACTTCGACATGTTCACCGCGCCGGACCGGCTCGTCGACTACGCGCGCGATCACGGGATGCGCGCCGAGCTCAAGGCGGACGCCAGCGTCGATGACATCGCGCGGATGGTGGACCAGGGCGTGCCGCCCATCGTCCTGATGGATCCGGACAGCGGCTCCAACGCCAGCCTGCACTACGTGACGGTGTCCGGCTACAACCGGGACGCGAGCGGCAACATCTCCGAGCTGGTCATCGCGGACAGCGCCGGTGGAGATCGCTACACGATGCCCATCGAGGAGTTCCAGAAGAAGTGGGACAACCTCGAGCTGGGCGGCATCGGCACGGGGCTCAACAACGTGATGATCTCCGTGGTGCCCAACGACGGCCGGAAGATCACCGGCGGCGACGGCGTGACGCGGAGCGCCTCGGAGATCAAGCTGCCGAAGTCCAGCTTCTGGTCCAGCATCAAGAGCAGCCTGGCGCGCGGGGTGGCCAACCTCCTGTCCGACGTAACGTCGTTCGCCGGCAAGGCCTGGAACGGGATCAAGAACGTGTGGAACGGCGTCAAGAACGCCGCTGGCGCCGTGTGGGATGGCGTCAAGAACGCCGGGCAGGCCATTGGCAACGCCGCCAAGAGCGCCTGGGACACGGTGACGGGCTGGCTCGGGTTCTAG
- the carB gene encoding carbamoyl-phosphate synthase large subunit — MPKRTDIRKVLVIGSGPIVIGQAVEFDYSGTQAIKALRDEGVEVVLLNSNPATVMTDPEFAHRTYIEPITVEAAEKILAAERPDSLLPTMGGQTALNLAKALAEQGILEKYGVRLIGASLEAINKAEDRQLFKAAMQKIGVALPKSGYARTLDEALGLIAEIGFPAIIRPSFTLGGTGGGIAYNREEFETICRAGLKASPTSTILVEESVLGWKEYELEVVRDSADNVIIVCSIENLDPMGVHTGDSITVAPAQTLTDREYQRLREASLRIIREIGVDTGGSNIQFGVNPKDGRIVVIEMNPRVSRSSALASKATGYPIAKIAAKLALGYTLDELRNDITRDTPASFEPTIDYVVVKIPRFNFEKFPRADRTLTTSMRSVGEVMAIGRTFSEAYLKALRSMEASRLALEPVDLPKEKEEREKVLSEALRVPRPDRPWYVAQAFREGFSVERVHELSAIDPWFLRKIEELVHRAQSLQEFGRLDQLPDEVLREAKAHGFSDKYLGQLLGYPEAEVRAHRQTRGIRPVYKRVDTCAAEFEAYTPYLYSTYEEEDEAPPTDRKKVLILGSGPIRIGQGIEFDYCCVHAAFSLREAGYETVMVNCNPETVSTDYDTSDRLYFEPLTIEDVLEVAEREKPVGAIVQFGGQTPLKLSVPLEKAGLAVLGTSPDAIDRAEDRERFARLIEKLGLMQPENGVARSHEEAFRIAERIGYPVMVRPSYVLGGRAMETVYDQASLERYMREAVSASPEHPVLIDRFLKEAIEVDLDLVADRTGAVLVGGVLEHIQEAGVHSGDAAATLPPHSLSPDLVERMKDQAIALARELKVIGLMNVQFAIQGKTIYILEVNPRASRTVPFISKATGVPLAKLAALCMVGKTLEELGATQEVEFKHVAVKESVFPFARFAGVDVILGPEMKSTGEVMGIADDYASAFAKSQLAAGVKLPRSGRVFISVKDEDKPAVVDLARRLRTLGFELVATSGTHAYLATKGIQAQQVMKVTEGRPNIVDKIVDGAIMLVINTTFGKQEIADSFSIRREALMHGIPYYTTVQQARMAVGALEALRRSELSVKPLQDYLKLTQRPG, encoded by the coding sequence ATGCCCAAGCGAACGGATATCCGGAAGGTTCTCGTGATCGGGTCGGGACCGATTGTCATCGGTCAGGCCGTGGAGTTCGACTACTCGGGGACGCAGGCCATCAAGGCGCTCCGAGACGAAGGTGTGGAGGTGGTGCTGCTCAACAGCAACCCCGCCACCGTGATGACGGACCCCGAGTTCGCTCACCGCACCTACATCGAGCCCATCACCGTCGAGGCCGCCGAGAAGATCCTCGCCGCCGAGCGCCCCGACTCGCTGCTACCCACCATGGGCGGTCAAACGGCCCTCAACCTCGCCAAGGCCCTCGCCGAGCAGGGCATCCTCGAGAAGTACGGCGTGCGGCTGATCGGCGCCTCGCTCGAGGCCATCAACAAGGCCGAGGACCGGCAGCTCTTCAAGGCCGCCATGCAGAAGATCGGCGTGGCCCTCCCCAAGAGCGGCTACGCCAGGACGCTCGACGAGGCGCTCGGCCTCATCGCCGAGATCGGCTTCCCCGCCATCATCCGCCCGTCCTTCACCCTGGGCGGTACCGGCGGCGGCATCGCCTACAACCGCGAGGAGTTCGAGACCATCTGCCGCGCCGGCCTCAAGGCCAGCCCCACCTCCACCATTCTCGTCGAGGAGAGCGTGCTCGGCTGGAAGGAGTACGAGCTGGAGGTGGTCCGCGACTCGGCGGACAACGTCATCATCGTCTGCTCCATCGAGAACCTGGACCCCATGGGCGTGCACACCGGTGACTCCATCACCGTGGCCCCCGCCCAGACCCTCACGGATCGCGAGTACCAGCGCCTGCGCGAGGCCTCGCTGCGCATCATCCGCGAGATCGGCGTCGACACCGGCGGCTCCAACATCCAGTTCGGCGTCAACCCGAAGGATGGGCGCATCGTCGTCATCGAGATGAACCCGCGCGTGTCCCGCTCCAGCGCGCTGGCCTCCAAGGCCACCGGGTACCCCATCGCGAAGATCGCCGCGAAGCTGGCGCTCGGCTACACGCTGGACGAGCTGCGCAACGACATCACCCGCGACACGCCCGCCTCCTTCGAGCCCACCATCGACTACGTGGTGGTGAAAATCCCTCGCTTCAACTTCGAGAAGTTCCCCCGCGCCGACCGCACGCTCACCACCAGCATGCGCTCGGTGGGCGAGGTGATGGCCATCGGCCGCACCTTCTCCGAGGCGTACCTGAAGGCCCTGCGCTCCATGGAGGCCTCGCGCCTGGCACTGGAGCCGGTGGACCTGCCCAAGGAGAAGGAGGAGCGCGAGAAGGTGCTCAGCGAGGCGCTCCGGGTGCCGCGCCCCGATCGCCCCTGGTACGTGGCCCAGGCCTTCCGCGAGGGCTTCTCGGTGGAGCGCGTGCACGAGCTGTCCGCCATCGATCCGTGGTTCCTGCGGAAGATCGAGGAGCTGGTGCACCGGGCCCAGTCGCTGCAGGAGTTCGGCCGGCTGGATCAGCTCCCGGACGAGGTGCTGCGCGAGGCCAAGGCTCACGGCTTCTCGGACAAGTACCTGGGCCAGCTGCTGGGCTACCCGGAGGCGGAGGTGCGCGCGCACCGGCAGACCCGAGGCATCCGCCCCGTGTACAAGCGGGTGGACACCTGCGCCGCCGAGTTCGAGGCCTACACCCCGTACCTGTACTCCACCTATGAGGAGGAGGACGAGGCGCCGCCCACGGACCGCAAGAAGGTGCTCATCCTGGGCAGTGGGCCCATCCGCATCGGTCAGGGCATCGAGTTCGACTACTGCTGCGTGCACGCCGCCTTCTCGCTGCGCGAGGCGGGGTACGAGACGGTGATGGTCAACTGCAACCCCGAGACGGTCTCCACGGACTACGACACCTCGGACCGCCTCTACTTCGAGCCGCTCACCATCGAGGACGTGCTCGAGGTGGCCGAGCGCGAGAAGCCGGTGGGCGCCATCGTCCAGTTCGGCGGCCAGACGCCGCTCAAGCTCAGCGTGCCGCTGGAGAAGGCCGGGCTGGCGGTGCTGGGCACCTCGCCGGACGCCATCGACCGGGCCGAGGACCGCGAGCGCTTCGCCAGGCTGATCGAGAAGCTGGGGCTGATGCAGCCGGAGAACGGCGTGGCGCGCAGCCACGAGGAGGCCTTCCGGATCGCCGAGCGCATCGGCTACCCCGTCATGGTGCGCCCCAGCTACGTGCTCGGTGGCCGGGCGATGGAGACGGTCTACGATCAGGCCAGCCTGGAGCGCTACATGCGCGAGGCCGTGAGCGCCTCACCCGAGCACCCGGTGCTCATCGATCGCTTCCTGAAGGAGGCCATCGAGGTGGACCTGGATCTGGTGGCGGACCGGACGGGCGCCGTGCTGGTGGGCGGGGTGCTGGAGCACATCCAGGAGGCGGGAGTGCACTCCGGAGACGCGGCGGCCACGCTGCCTCCGCACTCGCTGTCGCCGGATCTCGTGGAGCGCATGAAGGACCAGGCCATCGCGCTGGCCCGCGAGCTGAAGGTGATCGGGCTGATGAACGTCCAGTTCGCCATCCAGGGGAAGACCATCTACATCCTGGAGGTGAACCCGCGCGCCAGCCGCACCGTGCCGTTCATCTCCAAGGCCACCGGCGTGCCCCTGGCGAAGCTGGCGGCGCTCTGCATGGTGGGCAAGACGCTCGAGGAGCTCGGCGCCACGCAGGAGGTCGAGTTCAAGCACGTCGCCGTGAAGGAGTCCGTCTTCCCGTTCGCTCGGTTCGCGGGTGTGGACGTGATCCTCGGCCCGGAGATGAAGTCCACGGGCGAGGTGATGGGTATCGCGGACGACTACGCCTCCGCCTTCGCCAAGAGCCAGCTCGCCGCCGGCGTGAAGCTGCCGCGCTCGGGCCGGGTGTTCATCTCCGTGAAGGACGAGGACAAGCCCGCCGTGGTGGATCTGGCCCGGCGCCTGCGCACCCTGGGCTTCGAGCTGGTGGCCACCAGCGGCACCCATGCGTACCTGGCCACGAAGGGCATCCAGGCCCAGCAGGTGATGAAGGTGACGGAGGGCCGCCCCAACATCGTCGACAAGATCGTCGACGGGGCGATCATGCTCGTCATCAACACCACGTTCGGCAAGCAGGAGATCGCCGACAGCTTCTCCATCCGGCGCGAGGCCCTGATGCACGGCATCCCGTACTACACGACGGTGCAGCAGGCGCGCATGGCGGTGGGGGCGCTGGAGGCCCTGCGGCGCTCGGAGCTGAGCGTTAAGCCGCTGCAGGACTACCTCAAGCTCACCCAGCGCCCCGGGTAG